One Turneriella parva DSM 21527 genomic region harbors:
- a CDS encoding hydroxymethylglutaryl-CoA lyase: protein MSAKQLEICEVGPRDGLQSAAQILSVAARVAFVEQLVAAGLTKVEVGSLVNPKLVPTMADSDKVYSALQPTAAAASAEFSLLVPNPRGLEQAIAIGCKSIAFFTATSETFNQKNINRSVAESLADLTPMINRARTAGMTTRLYISTVFDCAYEGTMDAVNDLKRFVPLFTQVDEISLGDTTGRATKKQVSDLVASGLLANFHDKIWWHFHDTYRLAAENATWCMQNGFRKFDSSAGGIGGCPFSPGAKGNIATEKVLQLADAVGLQHGVKLPLALPTPE from the coding sequence ATGAGCGCAAAGCAACTTGAAATCTGCGAAGTCGGCCCGCGCGACGGCCTGCAGTCAGCAGCGCAAATTCTGAGTGTCGCCGCGCGTGTCGCGTTCGTAGAGCAGCTTGTCGCTGCAGGCCTCACTAAGGTCGAAGTTGGCTCGCTCGTCAACCCCAAGCTGGTACCGACAATGGCCGATTCAGATAAAGTTTATTCTGCGTTGCAACCAACAGCTGCTGCGGCATCAGCCGAATTTTCTTTGCTCGTGCCGAACCCGCGGGGTCTTGAGCAAGCGATCGCGATCGGCTGCAAATCGATTGCATTCTTCACAGCAACTTCTGAGACATTCAACCAGAAGAACATCAACCGCAGCGTCGCCGAGTCGCTCGCAGACCTTACACCTATGATCAACCGCGCGCGCACAGCCGGCATGACGACTCGGCTGTATATCTCTACCGTATTCGACTGCGCATACGAAGGCACGATGGACGCAGTAAATGATCTGAAGCGTTTCGTACCGCTCTTTACGCAGGTAGATGAAATCTCTTTAGGCGATACAACTGGCCGGGCCACGAAAAAACAGGTATCCGATCTAGTGGCATCTGGACTTCTCGCCAATTTTCACGATAAAATCTGGTGGCATTTTCATGACACCTATCGGCTTGCCGCAGAAAACGCAACCTGGTGTATGCAAAACGGCTTTCGTAAGTTCGACTCATCAGCTGGTGGCATCGGCGGCTGCCCGTTCTCGCCCGGCGCGAAGGGTAACATTGCAACCGAGAAGGTACTGCAGCTTGCCGATGCGGTCGGTCTTCAACATGGTGTAAAGCTGCCTCTGGCGCTACCTACGCCCGAATAA
- a CDS encoding MBL fold metallo-hydrolase has translation MTTTIDCEYVMPKVAAAYLLHCGDKACFIDNNTNHAVPLLLAALKDNGFKPDDVAYIIITHVHLDHAGATGLLLEHCPKATVIAHPRAAPHVIDPSRLVQSAQSVYGEAEFKKLYGTIQPVPESRVYIPADGEVMQVGDTELQFIYTRGHANHHFVILDRKTNSIFTGDSFGIAYPMLQHGSRPFLFASTSPTDFDAAEARASYAKIVATGAAQAYPTHFGVWSDLRAGHAMLSEHMTQIEKIFEALKSGDTGSAEPYAFARSAIEAWFAGQLAERGINLTAAEQQMLGLDIDLNAQGLVFAAARARKKAAK, from the coding sequence ATGACCACAACTATTGATTGTGAATATGTCATGCCTAAAGTAGCAGCTGCCTACCTGCTGCACTGCGGCGACAAGGCATGCTTCATCGACAACAACACGAACCATGCAGTGCCGCTGCTGCTCGCCGCGCTCAAAGACAACGGCTTCAAACCTGACGACGTCGCCTATATCATCATCACGCACGTTCACCTCGACCATGCGGGAGCCACCGGTCTTTTGCTCGAGCATTGCCCTAAGGCAACGGTGATTGCCCACCCGCGTGCGGCGCCGCACGTGATTGACCCGTCACGACTCGTGCAAAGCGCGCAATCGGTCTATGGCGAAGCGGAGTTCAAAAAGCTCTATGGTACAATTCAACCTGTACCGGAGTCACGCGTTTATATTCCCGCTGACGGCGAGGTGATGCAGGTGGGTGACACCGAATTGCAGTTCATCTATACCCGCGGCCATGCAAACCACCACTTCGTGATTCTCGACCGCAAGACAAACAGTATCTTCACGGGCGATTCATTCGGCATCGCTTACCCCATGCTGCAGCATGGTTCAAGGCCCTTTTTATTCGCCTCAACCTCGCCGACCGATTTCGATGCAGCCGAAGCCCGCGCGAGCTACGCAAAGATCGTCGCGACAGGCGCGGCGCAGGCATACCCGACACATTTTGGGGTGTGGAGTGATTTGCGTGCCGGGCATGCGATGCTCAGCGAACACATGACGCAGATTGAGAAGATTTTTGAGGCTCTGAAAAGCGGCGACACCGGTTCTGCTGAACCCTATGCCTTTGCGCGCTCTGCAATCGAAGCATGGTTTGCGGGCCAGTTGGCAGAGCGTGGCATCAATCTCACAGCGGCCGAACAACAAATGCTGGGCTTAGATATCGATCTCAATGCGCAAGGTCTCGTGTTCGCGGCCGCCCGCGCGCGCAAGAAGGCGGCAAAATGA
- a CDS encoding RNA polymerase sigma factor, which yields MPEVADDSVNSLFRDHKGQLLKYLRTFVGEDEAHDVLQDVFISFLKQKREEKIRTQDELSWLYRSCHNRAIDYIRKGKKLTHFTEEKFDRIEAPEENAKTRAWHELRGTLKELAIRFDKKGEGILLLHMLEEGKPKLLIAETLGISDRHLRRRVSQLFQFFQLELKKMGIEAIELD from the coding sequence ATGCCCGAAGTGGCTGACGATTCCGTAAACAGTCTCTTCAGAGACCATAAAGGGCAGCTGCTCAAATACCTGCGCACATTCGTCGGCGAAGATGAAGCGCACGATGTGCTGCAAGATGTCTTTATTTCTTTTTTAAAGCAGAAACGCGAAGAGAAGATTCGCACACAAGACGAGCTGTCATGGCTCTACCGCTCGTGCCATAACCGCGCGATCGACTATATTCGCAAAGGCAAGAAGCTCACGCACTTCACCGAAGAAAAATTCGACCGCATCGAAGCACCCGAAGAGAACGCGAAAACCCGCGCCTGGCACGAACTGCGCGGCACGCTCAAAGAGCTGGCGATTCGCTTCGACAAAAAAGGCGAAGGCATTCTGCTCTTGCATATGCTCGAAGAGGGCAAACCCAAGCTCTTGATCGCCGAGACTCTGGGTATCTCTGACCGCCACCTGCGGCGCCGCGTCTCGCAGCTCTTTCAGTTTTTTCAGCTTGAACTCAAGAAAATGGGCATCGAAGCCATCGAGTTGGATTGA
- a CDS encoding TlyA family RNA methyltransferase, with product MNLLEALLAAYPTLSEREAKGLILAGKVLIGDTPQTKPGIPVAETVELRLRGIKKFVSRSGEKLDSAIQGLQFPVTGRSFMDIGSSTGGFTDCLLRRGARFVAAIDVGKGLLHQKLRSDARVQVLEGYDFKKIQPADLWQQPEAFVADVSFTSIEPLLPLAFDLLKAKARRREALVLFKPQFELPRAERELLDSGILRDQNRAGELISAFSQRLANAGILTETVQPAAITGRHGNQEYILHLTRP from the coding sequence ATGAACCTGCTCGAAGCGCTATTGGCCGCGTACCCAACGCTCAGCGAGCGTGAGGCAAAAGGCCTGATATTGGCAGGCAAGGTATTGATCGGCGATACCCCGCAGACTAAACCGGGAATCCCGGTTGCAGAAACTGTCGAGCTTCGGCTACGCGGGATCAAGAAATTTGTCTCGCGCTCGGGTGAAAAACTCGATAGCGCCATTCAAGGCTTGCAGTTTCCCGTTACAGGCCGCAGCTTCATGGATATCGGTTCTTCGACCGGTGGCTTTACCGACTGCCTGCTGCGACGTGGGGCCAGGTTTGTTGCCGCCATTGACGTGGGCAAAGGCCTTCTACACCAGAAGCTGCGCTCCGATGCGCGCGTGCAGGTACTCGAAGGTTACGATTTCAAAAAAATTCAGCCGGCAGATCTGTGGCAACAGCCCGAAGCGTTTGTCGCCGACGTGTCGTTTACGTCTATAGAGCCTCTTCTGCCTCTGGCGTTTGACCTGCTAAAGGCCAAAGCCAGGCGACGCGAGGCTCTGGTACTCTTCAAACCCCAATTCGAGCTGCCGCGCGCCGAGCGCGAGCTGCTCGATAGCGGTATCTTACGTGACCAGAATAGAGCGGGCGAGCTCATCAGCGCCTTCAGCCAACGGCTTGCAAATGCCGGAATTCTCACTGAAACTGTGCAGCCGGCAGCCATCACCGGTCGCCACGGCAATCAAGAATACATTCTGCATCTGACACGCCCTTGA
- a CDS encoding polyprenyl synthetase family protein — protein MRELLENQRSRFERDFFLRLGRTSLKSAPPLLKEATLYALSGANKRIRPILALETARLAGLEDNRALAIAAAFECLHSYSLVHDDLPAMDNDDMRRGQPSCHKKYGESTAILVGDLLQGLAFELLSLAELQPKAMNYFARAIAAQGMVSGQYLDMQQQPSSVKRLHRLKTGRLIEAALNLPLLTAQGGLSLATVRWGRGLGMLFQITDDIIDATSDSVTLGKTAGKDAEQNKKTFVSELGLGQAKLAAEKLAMQLANTSSTLFASSPLLQQLPKYLLERKA, from the coding sequence ATGCGAGAACTTCTCGAAAACCAGAGATCCCGCTTTGAGCGGGATTTTTTTTTGCGTCTGGGTCGCACCTCGCTCAAATCTGCGCCCCCGCTGCTCAAAGAAGCGACGCTCTATGCACTCTCAGGGGCCAACAAACGTATTCGTCCCATTCTGGCTCTCGAAACAGCACGCTTAGCCGGGCTTGAAGATAACCGGGCGCTCGCCATCGCTGCCGCATTTGAATGCCTGCACAGCTATTCGCTGGTGCACGACGACCTGCCCGCAATGGATAACGACGACATGCGGCGGGGGCAACCATCGTGCCACAAGAAGTACGGAGAGAGCACAGCTATTCTGGTCGGCGACCTGCTGCAAGGGCTCGCATTCGAGCTGCTGTCGCTCGCAGAATTGCAGCCCAAAGCCATGAACTATTTCGCGCGCGCAATCGCCGCTCAGGGAATGGTCTCAGGACAATACCTCGACATGCAGCAACAACCGTCTTCGGTCAAAAGGTTGCACCGCCTGAAAACCGGCCGCCTGATCGAAGCAGCCCTGAATCTGCCACTCCTTACCGCCCAAGGCGGTCTCAGTCTCGCAACGGTTCGCTGGGGCAGAGGGTTGGGCATGCTTTTTCAGATCACCGATGATATCATTGACGCAACTTCTGATTCTGTGACACTCGGTAAGACGGCAGGCAAAGACGCTGAACAGAATAAGAAGACATTCGTCAGCGAGCTCGGGCTCGGTCAGGCTAAACTCGCGGCAGAAAAACTGGCCATGCAGCTGGCGAACACGAGCTCAACCCTGTTTGCCTCTTCTCCCCTATTGCAGCAACTGCCAAAATACCTGCTCGAACGCAAAGCCTGA
- the ndk gene encoding nucleoside-diphosphate kinase, which produces MFEKEFTLIMIKPDGVRSGDSGKILARIEQEGFKIRAMKRVRLSLEQAQQFYSVHAARPFYGELCSFMASGPVVAAILERDNAVQHWRDVIGATDPAEAAPNTIRKLYAKSKGENAVHGSDSVENAKIEAAFFFSGLELAGQ; this is translated from the coding sequence ATGTTTGAAAAAGAATTTACTTTAATCATGATCAAACCCGACGGTGTCCGTTCGGGCGACAGCGGCAAGATTCTTGCGCGCATTGAACAAGAGGGCTTCAAGATTCGCGCGATGAAACGCGTTCGCCTCAGCCTTGAGCAGGCGCAGCAATTTTACAGCGTGCACGCGGCACGCCCGTTCTACGGCGAACTTTGCTCGTTTATGGCGTCGGGCCCTGTGGTCGCAGCAATTCTCGAACGCGATAACGCCGTGCAACACTGGCGCGATGTCATCGGTGCTACCGACCCGGCAGAAGCTGCACCCAATACCATTCGCAAACTATACGCCAAGTCAAAGGGTGAGAACGCGGTTCACGGTTCTGACTCAGTTGAGAACGCAAAGATCGAAGCTGCTTTCTTCTTCAGCGGCCTCGAGCTGGCAGGCCAGTAA
- a CDS encoding START domain-containing protein, with product MKHMKRFSVFIAVVWLVAGSWADAPTEFSLDKDKNGIKVYTRKIEGSSLKEFKGVTAMKTSLASLVSLMDDTDALPKWLHDCTSAKLVQNINLYERITYTVIKAPWPVSDRDTVSYSKIVQDPKSKVVTIYLKGMADKYPKQSGKVRVPSMKGFWQFIPSKSGYVTVIYQLHSDPGGSIPDALANSTATDIPYNTLLNMHKIIKDPKYQTAKIAQVKELN from the coding sequence ATGAAACACATGAAAAGATTCTCGGTATTTATCGCGGTCGTCTGGCTCGTTGCCGGCAGCTGGGCCGATGCGCCGACGGAGTTCTCACTCGACAAAGACAAAAACGGCATCAAAGTCTACACGCGCAAGATCGAAGGCTCTTCGCTGAAAGAGTTCAAGGGCGTTACGGCGATGAAAACCTCACTGGCGAGCCTCGTGTCGCTCATGGATGACACCGACGCGCTGCCGAAATGGCTGCACGACTGCACCTCTGCCAAACTCGTGCAGAATATCAACCTCTACGAGCGCATCACCTACACAGTCATCAAGGCGCCATGGCCGGTTTCTGACCGTGACACAGTTTCTTACAGCAAAATTGTACAAGACCCGAAAAGCAAGGTTGTGACCATCTACCTCAAAGGCATGGCGGATAAATACCCTAAACAAAGTGGTAAGGTGCGCGTGCCTTCGATGAAAGGTTTCTGGCAGTTTATACCGAGCAAAAGCGGGTACGTGACCGTGATTTACCAGCTGCACTCAGACCCGGGCGGTTCGATTCCCGATGCGCTTGCAAATTCGACAGCGACGGATATTCCCTACAACACGTTGCTGAACATGCACAAGATCATTAAAGACCCCAAGTACCAGACTGCGAAGATCGCGCAGGTGAAAGAACTGAATTAA
- a CDS encoding alpha/beta fold hydrolase, with the protein MLSEPKLWFSSGTIFEFHSHNIFYRQSLKRGKPTVLLIHGFPTSSFDFAPIWGELAKKYSVITADMLGFGFSAKPLPHDYSIVEQADIFVALMQHLSIKNYHVLAHDYGVSVAQELLARQVGKKKPILSVSFLNGGLYPEFHKPLLIQKLMLTRLGPLLARFFTKKKLRKTFDSIFGENKASEADIEAFWQLIEMNRGRRVIPHLLHYMIDRRQHRERWVTAMEQTKIPVQMINGPLDPISGAHLAAAFAERNPRAELQSLPGVGHYPQVEAPGEVAKLYLAFIARGKASRN; encoded by the coding sequence ATGCTATCTGAACCAAAACTCTGGTTTTCTTCCGGTACAATTTTTGAATTCCACTCACATAATATCTTCTACCGCCAATCTCTGAAACGCGGAAAACCCACCGTGCTGCTGATTCACGGGTTTCCCACTTCGTCTTTCGACTTCGCACCCATCTGGGGTGAGCTCGCGAAAAAATACTCGGTCATTACTGCCGATATGCTCGGCTTTGGTTTTTCTGCGAAGCCCCTGCCGCATGACTATTCAATCGTTGAGCAGGCCGACATTTTTGTCGCCCTCATGCAGCACCTTAGCATAAAAAACTACCATGTGCTCGCGCACGACTACGGTGTCTCGGTTGCGCAAGAGCTGCTCGCACGCCAGGTTGGCAAAAAGAAACCGATTCTGTCGGTCAGTTTTCTGAACGGCGGTCTCTATCCCGAATTTCACAAACCGCTGCTGATTCAGAAACTGATGCTCACGCGACTCGGGCCGCTGCTCGCGCGGTTCTTCACCAAAAAGAAACTGCGCAAAACTTTCGACTCAATCTTCGGAGAAAACAAAGCGAGCGAGGCGGATATCGAAGCCTTCTGGCAGCTCATTGAAATGAACCGCGGCCGCCGTGTGATACCACATCTCTTGCACTACATGATAGATCGCCGCCAACACCGCGAGCGCTGGGTGACCGCCATGGAGCAGACCAAGATACCCGTGCAGATGATCAACGGGCCGCTCGACCCGATTTCGGGTGCACACCTCGCCGCAGCATTTGCAGAACGAAACCCGCGCGCCGAGTTGCAATCACTGCCCGGCGTCGGGCACTACCCGCAGGTCGAAGCGCCGGGTGAAGTTGCAAAACTTTACCTGGCATTTATCGCGCGAGGCAAAGCCTCGCGCAACTGA
- the sucC gene encoding ADP-forming succinate--CoA ligase subunit beta: protein MKIHEYQGKEIFRKYNIAVPNGVVTTTADEAGAIYTKLGKSVAVVKAQIHAGGRGKGGGVKLAKSADEAKAHAKAILGMMLKTPQTGPEGQLVKTILVEEGSDILHEYYVGITLDRRLSKPVMMVSTEGGMDIEEVAEKHPEKILKETIEPALGLQRFQASRLAYGLGFEGDMAKQAINILIALWNCYDGEDCSLMEINPLISTKDGKVMALDAKVNFDDNATYRHPDQVGLRDEAEEDPLEVEASKYNLNYVRLDGTVGCMVNGAGLAMGTMDIIKYAGASPANFLDVGGGANVTTVTNGFKIILSDPNVKAIFVNIFGGIVRCDRIANGIIEAAKNVKITVPLVVRLAGTNAEEAKEILLKSGIPLQVADGLKDGAEKVVQAIGK from the coding sequence ATGAAGATTCACGAATATCAGGGCAAAGAAATCTTTCGCAAGTACAACATCGCCGTGCCGAACGGCGTCGTGACAACGACTGCAGATGAAGCAGGCGCGATCTATACAAAACTGGGTAAATCCGTCGCTGTTGTGAAAGCCCAGATTCACGCGGGTGGCCGTGGCAAAGGCGGCGGCGTCAAGCTCGCAAAGTCGGCCGATGAGGCGAAAGCGCATGCGAAGGCGATTCTCGGCATGATGCTCAAAACCCCGCAAACGGGCCCTGAAGGCCAGCTCGTGAAGACCATTCTCGTCGAAGAAGGCTCTGACATTCTGCACGAATATTACGTGGGCATCACTCTCGACCGCCGGCTCTCAAAACCCGTCATGATGGTTTCAACCGAAGGCGGTATGGATATCGAAGAAGTCGCAGAAAAACACCCTGAAAAAATTCTGAAAGAAACGATTGAACCCGCACTCGGCCTGCAGCGCTTTCAGGCGTCGCGTCTCGCATATGGCCTCGGCTTCGAAGGCGATATGGCGAAGCAGGCAATTAACATTCTGATCGCACTCTGGAACTGCTACGACGGCGAAGACTGCTCGCTGATGGAAATCAACCCGCTCATTTCAACCAAAGACGGCAAGGTCATGGCGCTCGACGCGAAGGTGAACTTTGACGACAACGCCACATACCGCCACCCCGACCAGGTTGGCCTGCGCGACGAAGCCGAAGAAGACCCGCTCGAAGTTGAGGCGTCGAAGTACAATCTCAACTACGTGCGTCTCGACGGTACAGTCGGTTGCATGGTGAACGGCGCGGGCCTCGCGATGGGCACAATGGACATCATCAAGTACGCCGGCGCGTCACCGGCAAACTTTCTGGATGTTGGCGGCGGAGCCAACGTCACCACCGTCACCAACGGATTCAAAATTATTCTGTCTGATCCGAACGTGAAGGCGATCTTCGTGAACATCTTCGGTGGTATCGTGCGATGCGACCGCATCGCAAATGGCATTATCGAAGCAGCCAAAAATGTGAAAATCACCGTGCCTCTCGTTGTGCGTCTGGCCGGTACGAACGCCGAAGAAGCGAAAGAAATTCTGCTCAAAAGCGGTATTCCGCTGCAAGTGGCTGATGGTCTCAAAGACGGGGCTGAAAAGGTTGTGCAGGCGATCGGGAAATAG
- a CDS encoding MlaC/ttg2D family ABC transporter substrate-binding protein: protein MMRSLRLLFCFAFVATAVHAGEGLEYMQNIINSFEQLRGELAEDFSAEKRKDVSARARDLALQILDIKEIGKLALGSYFNKLNPKQQEDFLGLFHELMANRVVEANIPSQKVITGKIPIEIISERVETDDTFGKEALIVNTKVPHRKQSFKVEFYLYRSDDGLKLYDVHIDEASTLLDFRNQFSSIIKKKGYKHLVKLLRERIQRINK from the coding sequence ATGATGCGTTCTCTGCGATTGCTGTTCTGTTTCGCTTTTGTTGCCACCGCCGTGCATGCGGGCGAGGGCCTCGAATACATGCAGAACATAATCAATAGTTTTGAACAGCTGCGCGGCGAACTTGCTGAAGACTTCTCAGCAGAGAAGCGTAAAGATGTTTCGGCGCGTGCACGCGACCTGGCGTTGCAGATTCTCGACATTAAAGAAATCGGCAAACTTGCGCTCGGTTCGTATTTCAACAAGCTCAACCCCAAACAACAAGAAGACTTTCTGGGCTTGTTTCACGAGCTGATGGCAAATCGCGTAGTTGAGGCTAATATTCCCTCGCAAAAGGTAATTACCGGTAAGATACCCATTGAGATAATTTCAGAGCGCGTCGAGACCGATGACACCTTTGGCAAAGAAGCGTTGATTGTGAACACGAAAGTGCCGCATCGCAAACAAAGCTTTAAGGTGGAGTTCTATTTATACCGGTCAGACGACGGTCTGAAACTCTACGATGTGCACATCGACGAGGCTTCTACCCTGCTCGACTTTCGCAACCAGTTCTCATCGATCATCAAGAAAAAGGGTTACAAACACCTGGTGAAGTTATTGCGTGAACGTATTCAGCGCATCAATAAGTAG
- a CDS encoding TolC family protein: MNVFSASISRFGAAALALSAVAFIPLHAEKPIRFSEGLTQLLKNNAKILESKAQILSYSAYQTEASAMDYPTLSLLTFVAPIFESRGNAAASQDNFNKWGPYIRGELTVVYPVFSFGRIADAKQAAASAVEGARQLHESQINKSIFDYKQLYLQIILLNRYKAVLDDAGEKMRAVLSRAEKLYKKGTGEVQRKDLTRLKLFALELERFGAEWLANKKSAGLALGHFLGERESLLVLEQDFPRIEDATRSLEALIAESQEKNPELKAVAAGLRARRHQVEMEKGGYLPVLFLAGRSEINYTDLRDSQQSSYAFDPFNRNWFAVVFGAKWDIDFGNTKAKVQRAQAELEKMQAKQSEALTGLPLKVAMAMWEFEKFKFQSEIVQSKYKEANKWALSEMTAYTTGTGSAKDLIEALGAQLMTEKESAEMEYNLCLAAAKLAMEIGDQNTLGQWRE, translated from the coding sequence GTGAACGTATTCAGCGCATCAATAAGTAGATTCGGCGCAGCAGCGCTCGCGCTGTCAGCTGTTGCTTTCATACCGCTTCACGCAGAGAAGCCGATTCGTTTCAGCGAAGGGCTGACCCAGCTCTTAAAGAACAACGCCAAGATTCTGGAGAGCAAGGCGCAGATTCTCAGCTATTCGGCTTACCAGACCGAAGCCTCGGCGATGGATTATCCGACGCTATCGCTTTTAACCTTTGTGGCGCCGATTTTTGAGTCGCGCGGCAACGCCGCCGCAAGCCAAGATAACTTCAACAAGTGGGGGCCGTACATTCGCGGCGAGCTCACGGTGGTTTACCCCGTCTTCAGTTTTGGGCGCATCGCCGACGCGAAACAGGCAGCGGCCTCTGCCGTCGAAGGGGCGCGGCAGTTGCATGAAAGCCAGATCAACAAAAGTATATTCGATTACAAGCAGTTGTACCTGCAGATTATTCTGCTGAACCGTTACAAAGCGGTTCTCGACGATGCAGGCGAAAAGATGCGCGCTGTTTTGTCGCGTGCTGAAAAATTGTATAAGAAGGGCACCGGTGAGGTACAACGCAAAGACCTCACGAGGCTGAAACTCTTCGCGCTCGAGCTTGAACGTTTTGGCGCCGAGTGGCTCGCCAACAAGAAGAGCGCCGGGCTCGCGCTGGGGCATTTTCTCGGCGAGCGCGAATCGTTGCTCGTGCTCGAACAGGATTTTCCGCGTATCGAAGATGCGACGCGCAGCCTTGAGGCTCTTATCGCCGAAAGTCAGGAAAAAAATCCGGAACTCAAGGCGGTCGCTGCGGGTTTACGGGCCAGGCGGCACCAGGTAGAAATGGAAAAAGGTGGATATCTGCCCGTGCTGTTTCTCGCGGGCCGTTCTGAAATCAACTACACTGACCTGCGCGATTCTCAGCAGAGTTCGTATGCATTCGACCCCTTTAACCGAAACTGGTTTGCCGTCGTGTTCGGTGCCAAGTGGGATATCGACTTCGGCAACACAAAGGCCAAGGTACAGCGGGCGCAGGCCGAGCTCGAGAAGATGCAGGCCAAACAGAGCGAGGCGCTCACGGGTCTGCCGCTCAAGGTCGCCATGGCCATGTGGGAATTCGAAAAGTTTAAATTTCAATCCGAGATTGTGCAGTCTAAATATAAAGAAGCAAATAAATGGGCTCTGTCTGAGATGACCGCCTATACGACGGGCACCGGCAGCGCCAAAGATCTGATCGAGGCGCTCGGTGCACAGCTGATGACTGAAAAAGAATCAGCCGAAATGGAGTATAATCTTTGCCTCGCGGCGGCAAAGTTGGCGATGGAAATCGGCGATCAAAATACTCTAGGCCAGTGGCGGGAATAA
- a CDS encoding tetratricopeptide repeat protein, which translates to MKKAKFLIGLALVLSAGNSGAFAKSKELILGEKAYSRGSFDAAKQHFEQAIDNGDESGDPRLYIGLILESRRQYAESIPYFRAAAERPMQKKFKKVAYWKLAILYRQAKQYPESLRYVERLEELGEKSELFEKIRMEAEGHHGGGSSKGYSDVKKAVVLEKQYREKSSQGAEAGELCEIADSIIAAYTAAIAADPRWKEYRFKIALYHERCKRMGEAERVYAQIWDEARDPAAAYKLGLLARKRKDYKLALKFFGGALENPPEDLQMRFYIHYNAAQAHYALGNLAEAYAHARPARRLSGEIELKKKTQQALRRLYCLAKISKRIHEEDYCRFSQKTESKMFMSLYAMKRALAENNSAEAAQHAVQIYAGDTVDDDESGASLPAYALSDLPVAVGVLFKEEKYRAVIELTSKFKTQLQDLKDTNGWRAVSHFALKEYGSALVEFDKIKNPSPSQMNLHLMAMAHMGDIAGIKSRGRVYLKDPRARKKLTENFRKMRLYESLRREPDFEIWLNEGAGASLPE; encoded by the coding sequence ATGAAGAAGGCGAAATTTCTTATCGGTTTGGCGTTGGTGCTATCGGCAGGTAACTCGGGTGCGTTCGCGAAAAGCAAAGAACTGATTCTCGGCGAAAAGGCATATTCGCGCGGCTCGTTCGATGCGGCGAAGCAGCATTTCGAACAGGCAATCGATAACGGCGATGAATCGGGTGACCCGAGACTTTATATCGGCCTCATTCTCGAATCGCGCCGACAATACGCAGAGAGTATTCCGTACTTTCGCGCTGCGGCGGAGCGGCCGATGCAAAAGAAATTCAAAAAGGTCGCTTATTGGAAACTAGCTATTCTCTACCGGCAGGCAAAGCAGTATCCCGAATCACTGCGCTATGTCGAAAGGCTTGAAGAACTCGGTGAGAAAAGCGAACTCTTCGAAAAAATTCGTATGGAAGCTGAAGGGCACCATGGCGGAGGCAGTTCAAAAGGGTATTCAGACGTCAAAAAGGCTGTGGTGCTTGAGAAACAGTACAGGGAGAAATCCTCACAAGGCGCTGAAGCAGGTGAGTTGTGCGAAATCGCAGATTCGATCATCGCAGCTTACACCGCGGCGATAGCGGCAGACCCCCGCTGGAAAGAATACCGTTTTAAGATTGCGCTTTACCACGAACGCTGCAAGCGCATGGGCGAAGCTGAGCGCGTTTACGCCCAAATCTGGGATGAAGCACGTGACCCGGCAGCAGCTTACAAGCTTGGTCTTTTGGCGCGCAAGCGCAAAGATTACAAGTTGGCGCTGAAGTTCTTCGGCGGAGCGCTGGAGAACCCGCCTGAAGATCTGCAGATGCGTTTCTATATTCATTATAACGCAGCTCAGGCACATTATGCGTTGGGCAACCTTGCTGAAGCATACGCACACGCCAGGCCGGCGCGCCGTCTGTCGGGTGAAATCGAGCTGAAGAAAAAGACGCAGCAGGCGCTGCGCAGACTCTATTGTCTCGCGAAAATTTCGAAACGGATTCACGAAGAAGACTATTGCCGGTTCTCTCAGAAGACAGAAAGCAAGATGTTCATGAGCCTCTATGCGATGAAACGCGCGCTCGCGGAGAACAACAGCGCAGAAGCTGCGCAGCACGCCGTGCAGATATATGCGGGCGATACCGTAGACGATGACGAATCGGGTGCAAGTCTACCAGCTTATGCCCTGTCAGATCTGCCGGTGGCTGTGGGTGTTCTGTTTAAAGAAGAAAAGTATCGTGCCGTCATCGAGCTCACATCAAAATTCAAGACGCAGCTTCAAGATCTGAAAGACACCAATGGCTGGCGCGCAGTTTCGCATTTTGCCCTAAAAGAATATGGTTCAGCTCTGGTTGAGTTTGACAAGATCAAGAACCCATCGCCGTCGCAGATGAATTTGCACCTCATGGCGATGGCGCATATGGGCGACATTGCAGGCATAAAGAGCAGGGGTAGAGTCTATCTGAAAGACCCGCGCGCCCGCAAGAAACTCACGGAGAATTTTCGCAAGATGCGGCTATATGAATCACTGCGCCGCGAACCTGATTTTGAAATCTGGTTGAACGAAGGTGCGGGCGCCTCATTGCCCGAATAG